The genomic stretch TTCCGGCAGTGGTTCAAAACTTACATTCAAACCCTCGTTCAAAATTGCAATTTCTGAGCTTTTATAGGTGAACCAGAAAATGGCTTACATTGATGAAAAGTTTGTAACCGTTGTGTACAAGTCTCTTCTGTCCTCAACTCCTTGAAACAAGAAAACTGGGTCATTCCAAAGAGGACTGCACATACATGTTTACAATGAGCTGTTGGGCCCATACCTGCAGCACATTCACACTGGGCCTCCATGATAGTTAGTTCTTTATTAATACAAACATCAACCTTGTAtgtgatttttcttttcatcTCAGCATGACActccgattttacaaaaaaaaaaatcattttcagtcCCTAGTCGCAAGTATTTCAAAAATCTGTTATTATACAATTGCTTAGCTTTAGTGTCCAGTGTTTTTCCCATTGGTTCCAGATATATGTCTATTGATTTTgatgtaaaatttgaaaagtcTGTCTCTGAattcatatctttatatatagaAGAAGATGGCAATGTCATGTTAAATTCATCCTCAGCAGTTTCTTTTCCAAAGTTCTGATTTCTGTCATATGATTCCAATCTAagaataagtaaaaatatattCATTGAATAGTTGGAAAATCCGTACAATTTTTCAAATAGCTATTTTAGACATTGCctaatatctattttaaatatacatgtatatttagctACTTAATAGTAATATATTGTCTGAAATATACAATTCTCTTGTAATATGTTTGAATATGCAATAAATTTAATTATATCTAAAAGAGACttcaatatttcaatttaaacacaaagaagacaaatatatatacactttAAATTAATCATATGAACATTAAAAACATACCTTTCAATTAATTCTCTTTTTCTTCCTGATACACGTGCACCTcttgtttttaattcttttttaagcTCAGGCAGTGTCCAGCTTCCATAATTTGACATATTGGTAGTGAAATTGACTATTGAACagtttatgataaataataatgaaCCAAAGGAATTTATAATATCTAAATTATCAGTATAAAAATGTTTGTATATAGTATCAATGAATGCATGCTGGCTTTCTTATCAACAGATGTGGTTGGACCTGATCTACCACAGCGCCATCTATAATTAAGTGGGGATAATCTTCACCAATGTCCCTCATTGTATTCATAAAACTTGATAGAATAAACAAGTGATATCTAACTAACAaatgtaaagttttaagccattTGATCAacatatataaaatcaaataagaaGCTTAACAAACAGTGAGCAATAAAGGGGAGTAATTTCCAATCTAATCAATACATATATCTCTGATTTCTTATGCTCCTATAACAAGCGCACGAGTTCGggtatataaatgtttatatagttTAAAACCTACTAATTCGCATCTGAtaataaacatgtacattttattcCAGGCAGCACCAGATTCACAAAATCGTTGTACAAAAGCAgaggcggatccagtcattttcaaAAGGGATGGGGGTTCCACTCATATGACCTCATTCAAACCCTttgatcgtcaaaaaaggggGATCCAACGCCGGATCTctccttggatccgccactgaaaagtGATCTTTATTAAGTATACTAATTCACATTTGCACTATACTCAACATTTGATGATATCCGTCAAACAAAGCGGAATAACTCAGATCCATATTGGTGAAAGTTGTATTAGTTTTATTGCTAGGAGTGTTGTCCAATTCTCTTTGTTAGTGATAACAAATCGACAAAAATTAAACCAAAAAGGAAAATTAGATACCTTTATGATAATCAAATTTGTAAAAACGAGCAAAATAATAATAGTTGTGTTCTGATTCAAAATCTTATTAATTGACACCTCTGCCTTTTTATGGAAACTTATGAAGACCTTGTATATATATGTGAGATAAGTTATTAAGtattacatatacatttttttatcttgaataatTCGGTGAAAATGATGATGTTAAACATCAAGGATTGATACTCTAAGAATTTTACAAGATATATCATACCCCAAGGATTTAGCTGAGGTTCCTGATCGCTCTgccaataacaaaaaaaatgtcaattgtaTTCATTAAACTTGGTGGAATAACAAAAGAGATATAACTAACAGTGGTATATTTTTAAGCCATTTAAATCagaacacacacaaaaaaaaataaaaaaatcagggACCAAAAAAGCAGTTAGCCATAAGGGGAATTAATTTCCATTCTAATCAAAACATAAATCTCTGTTTTCGTTATGCTCATATTACGAGCGGGCGAGATTTTATAGATCTGAATTCTCAACGGAATGAAGCAAATCCATGTTTACAGTGTATAGATTCAAAGCAAAGACGTGTGACTATTGCAGTCTTAGATATGAAGTTATGTTTACTTTAATCAGTTCATCATTCGTTGTATgagatatttttaaaatctaacaaTTGTGTACCTTTAAATACTACAGTTTACTAGTACATATATCGATCGCACCTTGACTGCACAGGTGTAAAGCTTCCTGGTTGCCATTTTGTTGAAGGTATTATTTCTGCTGGTTAATATTCAATATTCTTCAAATCAAACGTCAGTTCAAGTCttgaaaatgacaatgatgcaCACATTTAAGAATTTAAcgctaatttttttaaatttattgattttaaatgaGTTGACTgaagtatattttgtatgaatggcGAAAGCGATTCATTCTCAAAATACCCAcgaaagttcaaataaagtaagtgtaagcaattataggaaGCCGTACTGTCGTCAACTATGAGGAAATCCAATATCTTATCGTCGTCTTTGAAAGGCACCGCAATTACAagtattaaacaatttaaacaataaaaGCTCTCGGcctgatttataaataaaaaaatacagaaaacacAAATGAATGACATAAACCTACATGTACGACAATCACTGACCTACCGGTACAGGCATAAACATATTTTGGCGGAATGAAACATTTCTGTTAGCGCTCTACCCTCTCTCAAGATGAGAAAGTGGTGTAACAGCCCAAcacaagaacaaactataaaaattagttgccATTGACTCatcttaaaaaatatgtttgaggCACAAAACCAAATAGAATATAAACAATAGGCACAGAACAACAGTTCCTTTTACTAAAGGATTGTACAAAGCCAATACCCACTATAAATAAACTACGTTCTCCCGgactaaactatcaatcaatACCAGTCCGTGGATGAAGTGTGAAGACGTTTAAAACACCTAAGAAACGACACGCATGACCTTATGCCACTATTCGGTGTGTGCCAAGGCACCGTGATGAAGGCAGTacttaaatttgaaaacaaaaaaaaaaaacatttgacttGCATTAAGAGATGTTTAAATGAcacatatatcatattttttttaatttatttgtactcCCATTAACCTATCCCCGTTATTGGTGTGAGCGGCTTATTTCCTTTTCCTTGTCGCTCGTTTTGTGAATTGTCGgcgtttatataaaaaataagccGATTTTGCTTGATTCATTTTGAAACAACAATTTACAAGTTGTCATAGAACAAAGATGTCATTAACTTAAGGTcatcatacagccttcaacaatgaaaagcACGTATCGTATAGTAATAGATAAACTGTCAAATAAAACTGCCATTTAAATGTGAAAGCTATCAAAAGAGAAAACAATGAACTCTTTTATATTCAAACATCAGcggaaaacaaataaatcaattgaAACATATAATCAATATTTGTCATATAATGAAACCATATTTGTTATCCAAACAATTATATCATATCTATTACACAGACACACTGTGGTTGAAGTTCGTGTCCTATAAAATACCGCCAAGTATTATGAAACTTTAACAAATATGAACACTCTGTTCTTTTAGACAGCTGAATTCGTCTCAACTCAACCACGGTGATTCAATTGCACCATTAAAGCACATTAAAGGCAATTTGGCCATATCGTCTCAAAATCACTATTAACACATTCAATAGAGCAGGAAAGTTCCATATGAACAAAGAAAATCTTTGTGCGTAAAATTTTGTATCCACTTCTTCATTGTTCTTTGGAATTCAGTTGAAAAAAGTAACCATATTATGGTCATTTATATGAAGATGACacgctattttttttaaagatatatccTTTAAGAATTTGATATTCACAATAgcacatttttaaattatttttattttagaaatatgGCAGCCAAATATTGCGAACCCTGCACTGCACGTGGAAGGACTCCATCAGCCTTTCAATGGTGTACCGAATGTGAAGAAGCACTGTGTTCCGAATGTACAGAAGCTCACAAAGTTCAAAAAATGTCTCGAAGTCACCATTTGGTTGAGATAGGTAAAATACCAAACAAAATTGATCTATCCTATAATTGTTCAAAGCATCAACATTTgctttttgattatttttgtgttgatcATGATGTTATTTGCTGTAAGGAATGTTTGCCAAAAGATCATCGAGCTTGCAAAAACATATCATCAATCGATATTGcatcaaaacgttttaaaaaatcaCAGTCATTCCTTGATTTTGAAGAACAATTGCACTTTATTTTAGAAACATtagaaaagatgaaaaaaaatcgGAAAGAAAATAGTAGTCGATTAGAACTAGAAGAAACTAAAATTCGGAAAGAAATAGCGAAAGCAAAAGAATATTTCATCAAACGCTTGGAATCTTTAGAAAAGTCGCTTCTGAAGCAACTAACcgaattgaaaaacaaaaatacgaCTGTTATTAAACATCATGAGCAAGATATATGTGAATTGGTAACATCAACAAAAGTCCAAAAGGAAGCTTTAGAATTTGTAAGAGATCATTGTTCTGAGAAACAAGCATTTGTTTCAATTCATTCATCTAAACCAATCTTAGATGACATTGAAAACAAAGTGAAACAGCTGACAGAATCGTTTGTAGACACCAGCCTAAAGTTTATAGAAAAGCATTCGAAAGAATATTTAACGGATATCGGTTCAATAGAATTGAAGGAAACTCCTAGTTCAGTTTCAACTGTTCCTTACAAGCAGAGGCAGTCACAGGTTCCAATCGTTCTGAAGCAAAGCATCACCTCGCTCACCTATCTCTATGACATCGACATGAAAGGAGAAGAGTTGAATACAGTAACTGGCATCACGATAACAGATAATAACACATTGATTTTCTGTGATGTGAATaaacaaaaggtttatttttGTGATAAGAATGATGCATACCAATCATCTATCAGCTGCTCTCCACATCAACCATGGGATATAACAGTTATACCAGGAACAACCACTGCTGTTATGTCTTGTGCATCGACACCGTACATACAGTTGATCGATATAGATAGACAGCAAATATTACAACAGGTAGAAGTGAAACAATGTTTATGTTATGGTGTTGCTGCTACAAAAGATAACATATATATCGGATCTAGTGGGAAGATATATGTCCTAGACTTATTTGGAAATTTTGTTAGAACAATACAATTGAAAAACGTAGGTTATTACGTTATTTACATTTCCGCTTGCTCAAATGGAAACATTTGTTATTCATATAACAATGAAGTCCAATGCATTACGTCAGTTGGAGAACCTGTTTTCTCTTATACTTCCCCCGATCTTCAAGATGCACGAGGTATTCAAATTGATGATGCCGGCAACATATATGTTCTTGGAAGGGAttcacaaaacattcatattcTCACATCTTCTGGAACCAGAGTCAACATTTTATCACCAGATAATTTGTACAAACCTCTTACATTTCATTACAATAAGAAACTATCCAAAGTTTACAATACAAATAATGACGGTGGTAAAATATCAGTATTCAAGACGAAATAGTAGTGATGTGAACGGTTAACCATGTGAAAGACTGAGCATCTAAttccaaaaacgctaaccggttaatcggacttttgttcaatttttatagatttgaaattattttgtattgaaatcattgaaTAATTTTGTTCTGCTTAAACATTATTGTCATGGTAATTAATTTGACCGATCAATTGTCCAGtaaattgattgctattgttaataaaaaaaatataataaaattatttagaaCTTAGAATACTTTTCTATATCAGTCCGGGGAAGATCTTAAGTAAATATAATtagtatacatataaaaaaaaagatgtggtatgactgccaatgagacagctatccacaaaagaccaaaatgacacaaacattaacaattataggtcaccgtacggccttcaacaatgagcaaagcccataccacatatagTCAGCTAGCTATAATAGGTCCAGAtaagacaatgcaaaacaattcaagcgagaaaactaacggccttatttatgtaaaaaatgaacgaaaaacaaatatgtaacacatagacaaacgacaaccactgaattacaggctcctgacttgggacaggcacatacataaataatgtggcggggttaaacatgttagcgggatcccaaccctccccctaacctgggacagtggtataacagtacaacataagaacgaactataaaaatcagttgaaaaaggcttaactcatcagatagacaaaaaataaaagtggacgtggccgggtaaaaatacatgttttttaaacagtaactttaaatcagaaATCCTAATAAGTTTAGCGATTTGcttcattatttttcttctttttaatattgcgtAGTGTTACATCTAAATGCGCAATTCCCATAATGCATACTTTAAAAATTGAGCCAACTACATGAATGCAATTGATCGTGAATGTAATTAGTGTATACTTGATGGTACGAGTAACAGGctaaatcattttaaattgaaACACTGCACAATATTTTGTCAGACATAAAGCGAAAATGAAAGAATCATCAGTTTCAGACATTTTCAATTCGACGAGAGCCAGAAGGTTTTCTTGATTTGAATCTGAATTCTGTCTGATTATACtaaaggacaaacttcaattcatcgtGTTATTAAAAACGTACATTTGTAGGCTACTAAAGTTAAGCCTTCAAAAATCAACTTAAACAACATGTTAACTGGTTAATCGGTTGAACGATCAACAACCTGTTATAGGCGAGtgatatatttgaaaaagacgtctagttaaggactttaatgcacctatctaacacacggctaatattttttttgaatgaaagaataatgatcgtactttgatttttgcccggtcgtcacaaaatcgtacggtgcagtttttgtaaaattgacgtttctTTCAGatattagttgaaaattataaaattacgacataTTTTGTAAGCAAAAGAAATTAGtagtatctcttcttttagacagaataattaagtgagttagattcttaaaataatgaaaaacaatatttacaactgcaaatccgcatgcttttgcattccttctaaatatttgacattttgtacgaaattttcataatcctgaccttttcggatctacaattattttttttattaaatgcttttgcactctatccgttttagaacacaccaaattactcatcaaatatcgttttttcattcaagatcaagactttatctcaacatttcttaaaatcacgaatttctgtaattttatgatgttgggtaaaatcactatagtttccggaatcccttatctatttcgttatcgtttttttactgaatatattagtcgatttccgtgtaatTAATAGTGCTTttggtggcacggtagtatttgcattccagaatttaggttgctcttttgtgtaccctacttaggtaaatgtatctaaacagtgtgattggacaaaaaatacagtatcaactgaacatactttcccaaactgagggatgaatcaggtgtagaaaaatatgaaataattttacatacagatgaaaatgaatttttgagaatttttttaaattttgtattcactgcaccataaacagtcaggggcattactcaaacaagtaacaattaaaattacctattcaagtaatgttgaaaacgaggctattttaaatattacttatataagtaacttttctgaatattatttttataggtgtccaataATACATATTTTACTAGGTTTAACAATTTTTCACAGTCATCTGATTATTTTTCCCCTAACATATTAATTCTAatccttctgaaacactaattaactttctgacgcacttatcttttaTACCGACGCTTCTTGGTCAAAGATTGGTATCTTGGGACAATTAAATTCTCATTTTCCtccaaaatcttgaaggtagactgatataaatTGATAGATACTTTTGAATTgattaagacttgaagttatttataatttgtaacccaaaccaagtacacatgttccttaaataagttttaatactaattttattaaaaatgtatcaaataactTATTcgagtaatatttttgtcataatttttaaagtaacccttcATCTCTATAATCCTCTCAAATACAATAAATTCTTAactttatgatatgaaattatgtaaaaactcatcaaaactacatttagtcgatgttttttgaaatttaaaataactctgttaagtattttttttttttcaaaaacaaaaattacttatataagttactttaaaaaattacttgtttaagtaatgcccctgactgataaaagacctaaaattactagtggccttaggtttctaaaaatagcaaaaaaagtaaacggtcatgatacatattcaaattcatttctgaatagtaaaatgaaagtatttcagttaagtgtgaatgtagatttttttgcagtgttagaaagtggtgaaaattctaaaaaggctatcattatacctatgggccaggaaatactaccgtgccaccttaagggggatatatatttttacactaaatcaatgaaggaactttttttacctatgcaatttgtaagtttatcaataaaaagttgattaaggacaactatgataaaacaagccttaaattccacccctgagagtaaaaaatgctgattcagcaaattttgcctgatctgtaggtagtaatgtaaaaattttcattgaaagtagaacttcattatttttatgtaacttgcaatacatttttatttataaatgctcgctttaacttttcgcagtgtctgacacatgtgcaaccactgaaatttgagacgcgacattctacggttgcatgttcatcctattattttcaccgaaataaataaattgcataatttcttatttttttcaacataagtacagctatactagctttctccAGGTTTatttagtagttctgatgttacatgacaccagtaggagcttttggggaaccagtaagtggttaaggggtccttacttattcatttagctctcatattggtatgaaatagagatagaaataggggtttctgtacattgaatagacattatttttgacaaagaatgtatttatgatgctatatcagcaagattaaatggtttattcattttctatgcaaataccattagttgttaagattttctgacagtgaaaagcacaataaatgcaaattgattatgtaaggggacataa from Mytilus edulis chromosome 7, xbMytEdul2.2, whole genome shotgun sequence encodes the following:
- the LOC139482074 gene encoding uncharacterized protein, whose translation is MAAKYCEPCTARGRTPSAFQWCTECEEALCSECTEAHKVQKMSRSHHLVEIGKIPNKIDLSYNCSKHQHLLFDYFCVDHDVICCKECLPKDHRACKNISSIDIASKRFKKSQSFLDFEEQLHFILETLEKMKKNRKENSSRLELEETKIRKEIAKAKEYFIKRLESLEKSLLKQLTELKNKNTTVIKHHEQDICELVTSTKVQKEALEFVRDHCSEKQAFVSIHSSKPILDDIENKVKQLTESFVDTSLKFIEKHSKEYLTDIGSIELKETPSSVSTVPYKQRQSQVPIVLKQSITSLTYLYDIDMKGEELNTVTGITITDNNTLIFCDVNKQKVYFCDKNDAYQSSISCSPHQPWDITVIPGTTTAVMSCASTPYIQLIDIDRQQILQQVEVKQCLCYGVAATKDNIYIGSSGKIYVLDLFGNFVRTIQLKNVGYYVIYISACSNGNICYSYNNEVQCITSVGEPVFSYTSPDLQDARGIQIDDAGNIYVLGRDSQNIHILTSSGTRVNILSPDNLYKPLTFHYNKKLSKVYNTNNDGGKISVFKTK